Below is a genomic region from Micropterus dolomieu isolate WLL.071019.BEF.003 ecotype Adirondacks unplaced genomic scaffold, ASM2129224v1 contig_12894, whole genome shotgun sequence.
tttgcacaaaaaaaataaataatttgtgtGTCTGAGGAGCCTCTTCTGCTGTTTCTCAGCAGGGGTCAAAGTTCATGATCAAACCAGACTCACCTTCATTCTGATGGTAATCTGTGTCCATCATGAAGAGCTCCCTCCTGCTGATCCAGTGGGTCCACTTGTGGCTGGAGGTGATGCTGGTCTGAATCCCTAAAGTGATGATGAAGATCCAAGAGGGGGAGAAGTGTAGAACGCTCTCGTCTCCGTTAACATCAAATAACAACGAGCTCTTGAGCAAGGCACCTAGACTGGAAGTGGCCTTTCTGGGGTGACGTCATACTTTGGCGGCTGGAGGGACAAGTTTAATAATCAGTCAACTGTCTCCAAGAAAAGTCTGGTCAGATTTACACAACACGATCAGTTTCCTTCTGACTCACATTTAGTTTTTGAGGCTTGTGTTTAATCACATATCCAGCGACGCCACCACAGACTCCCAGGACCAGtaagacacacacagctgggaTCCAAACGCCCTGATAGGATCGACcacctgatgtgaaaaaaagacagaggcaGAAGTTACAGTAACTGAAATACAACAGATACACAAATCTGAGTGTGATTCAGCACTAATAATGTTAattctttctctcctcacagAGTTGAACCGTCTCCTCACCTTTAACATCCATCTCCTCCTTTGGATCTGGAGTTTGGACATTTGTGGGAAGCAGCGGCGTCTCTGTCGTCGAGGATTTAACAAAGTTTGGATCTGAAATTAAAGATTTAcaacacattaaaaagaaacaaccaTTATAGGAGAACGGTCACATAAGCTGTTGACCAAATGATCCTTTAACTTCTacagatgtctgtttttgaCCTGTGTGCAGAAATCGTCTATGTTCACTACATTTTGACAGTAAAGTTCTGCCTTGTGTTGCAATCTGGACCATCAGCATCTAAACAAACTCACCAACAATAAGTAGAATAATCGACTCCTTCACTTGGCTGTTTAACTTGGGGATGAAACATTTGTATCTCCCTCCATCAGCCGGCGTCACGTTGGTGATCTTCAGAGAAATGTTTCCACGTTTCAGTTCGTCTGTGAACAGCATCGTCCTGCCGAAGTACGACTGGAGCTTCATGTCCAGGTTTTCACGTCCATCCCTGTAAACGTGCACGTAGTCGACCCGGCTCAGACGATCAGAGGGGTCGGGCTTGAGATCTGGCTTCGACCACTCCACGGTCAGATCCTCCACATTGTAAGCAGGATGCAGGTGGCACGGCAGGATGACGTCATCACCCGGAGCAGCGATGATTGGCTGAAGTGATCCGATCACACGAGGCTGACCTggaaaaaggaggcaaatttAAACCTTGGACAGACAATTTTTGACTCTTTATTGATTGTATAAGATTGTACATGATTATTATTGTGGTTatgtatacagtgtgtatattaCTTATACATCTACACGCTACCTGATTCCACTTTTATGCCAACACGAATTTCCCCTATGGAGAATCAGTAAAAGGTATATTTTATCTTATCCTATATTATAAGCGGTGCTAATAAGGAAGATTTTAATGTAGTGATAGTTGTAGCTCTAGTTTTAAATCCTAACAGTTATTTCCATCAGTGATTAATCTGTTATTTTCTGGATTAATCAGTctagaaaatggtgaaaatgtaAACTACAGTTTCCTAAAGGCAAAAGTATTTCAAACTCTCTAAAAGCTTGTTTTATAAACCAGAAATATTGTCTGTTTAttgtcaaataaataacaattgaGAAAGAGATCATGAGTTTTGTAGTCATGACTTTGCCAGTTAACAAAGCACAAATCTTTTCATGGAAAATTGAGATAAAATATCTGACATAGAAGAACAAGGGGTCTCGAGCTGAATAAACAACATGACACAAACGGCGTGACAAACGTTTTCTGCGTCTGCGCTGTTGTTGATGTGAAGTGGTGGATTTGTGACAGTATTctcatttaattatattttaagtcAAATAATAAATCTCACACTGGAACCAAAGTTGAGTCCTGACATGAGAACAGGCTTTATGTTTCCTGATTTCAGTTTAAACCGTCCTGCTTATCAGGATGTTGGATGTCTCCCAAAAGTTTTGAAAAACAACCACAAGATGTCCTTTTGTTTGATCACACTATTCAAACTGTGGCACGTGAGCAGCTGACTGACCACTCATTCTTAACCATTTAGTTTAAAATTGTGATAAACTGATGAATGATTTaacactcattttaaaacactgagTCCTTTATATTTGTATCAGTCCCATGAAATGATTCATGTGGCAGGAAAAGCACCTGAATGTTTACAGGTGACTCACTTACTGAATCATAAAGTTCCTCTTTCCCACCAACTTGAAACCAAATTCAAAATTATGAGTAACAAATCTGGTCATGTGAGTGAAACgcaggtgtttgtttgttttcttttagcctACAGGTCAGTGATTTTTCTGTGTTGCTCTAAAATCAATCAAAACTGTCTTGATTTTTAGTCACGAGTAActtaacagcagcagctgtttgttatgTTACTTGATGGTTCAGCGGCTTAAACAGCAATCAGCAGCTAATCAACTTAATTGATAATAAATGATCAAtattagataaataaatgaacaacatTATAACGTTAGTTTTAAAGTTACTTaatataacaattattttctacTCACATTTCAGTTCATGTTGGCTACACTAATGGATACAGTCGCTATTTAACTTCTTTTTATTAACTGAATATCGCTCGACAtttgactgaatgaatgaatgaatgaatgaatgaactaaAGGTGCCGTTAACTCTCGTAACGTTAGCGAAACATATGAACTTACCTTCAACAGGCTTCGTCCAGACAGCCGTACTCAAACATACAGCGAGAGTCCAGAGTGGAAAACAGGTAAAACCAGGCACGGAGCTCCCGAAGTGAGCCATAAAAACAGCTGAGCgtgagacaaacaaacaaaccaacccACCTGCTGAAGTGAGCTCGAGCTcgactgctgctgctctgctgacGAGTCACCACCACCACTCCTACTCCTACTCCTACTcctactcctcttcctcttcttcttcttctttaatggcggattgcaaacaacttttaagtgcataccgccacctactgtactggagtgtgtaaaatcatatcacTCAGCCATCAACCTCAATAAGGAGCTCTCATATTCTGTTCACCAACCCAGTGtctttaagaaatttaaataatgcctTCCTGGTGATTCTTATACCCCCATCAGATTCTATTCCCTCCCTGCTTCCTGAACCCTATCTTGAAATATCCGTCTTTCCAACTCAAACAATATGCAGTGCAAAATGAtatgttcaacattttctttaaccccacagttttcatatttttcactATTCCTTTTCCCCAATAAAAACAAGGTGCCATTCAGTCCTGTGTGATCTACTCTTAGTCTTGTCATAATAATTTCCTCCCGCCTGATCCTTTCGCTATAATTTCTATTACTgacagacttttgtattttatagtaactccttcctttcctgtcttcctcccaccatttCTGCCATATTTCAGTACCTTTCTTCTTAATggctgtttttccttctctttttcctAGAGGTATTTGAActgttatttccttttgtaATGCCTCTTTTGCTAGTTTGTCTGCAATCTCATTTCCATTTACTCCCTCATGAGCTGGCACCCAGCAAAACTGAACATCTATCCCTCCCCGATATAATCTCAACAAGCTGTGAAACATTTCTATCAGTAGGTCTTCTCTGACAGATGTCATTGACTGAATGCTTTTAATAACTGCTAAGGGGTCTGTGCATAATATCACCCTATCAGGTCTGACCTCTTCAACCCACTGTAATGCTATAATGACTGCCACTATTTCTGCTGTATATACAGATAGCCTATCTGATAATcgttttgagatatttattttgaattctggTGTATGTATTCCACTTCCCAcacattcctgtttgtttttataattatgGAAACTGTTTCTCAGATAGCTGCTAGTCCGTATTCCCACTTCCTCTATTCCccatcctcttttcttttccagtatactaaaatctgtttttacgTCTGGATAGAGCCAAGGTGGATTGTTACTGACTGGACTGGATGTGGTGAAATCTAATGCTTCCATTCCGTATTCCC
It encodes:
- the LOC123966197 gene encoding myelin-oligodendrocyte glycoprotein-like, translated to MAHFGSSVPGFTCFPLWTLAVCLSTAVWTKPVEGQPRVIGSLQPIIAAPGDDVILPCHLHPAYNVEDLTVEWSKPDLKPDPSDRLSRVDYVHVYRDGRENLDMKLQSYFGRTMLFTDELKRGNISLKITNVTPADGGRYKCFIPKLNSQVKESIILLIVDPNFVKSSTTETPLLPTNVQTPDPKEEMDVKGGRSYQGVWIPAVCVLLVLGVCGGVAGYVIKHKPQKLNPPKYDVTPERPLPV